Within the Glycine max cultivar Williams 82 chromosome 12, Glycine_max_v4.0, whole genome shotgun sequence genome, the region aagATTGGAGGAAAATGAAACATTTGCCTATAACTCACAGTCAAAAGTTTGAGAGTAAAGAGTAAGCTTGAGTgtcgaaaaaagaaaagaaaagaaagagagacatattattatctaaaaatcaattaaaaaaacttatatataatatagtcACTCTTAAAAAGCATCCataaaaacattattgaaaTGATACGAATATCCTCCAATCAGTGCCATCAGCACAAAAGGATCTGAgctatacaaatattttatgagCTTTTCTGTTCAGCTTTTTCCgtgaaaaaataaagtaactaATAAACACATTGATGATACCCACtaacatttaaaaatgaaactatAAGGCAAATTGTAAAGACTTCATGAAGGTTcagtttgaagaaaaaaaaattcgcaTTTCATTTGGAATGTACCATGTTTCACAGTGAAGCTAATCATCCCCATGGTGAGAAGAACATGCTACGAGGATAGAATATGCGGACAACTGAAACCGATTGGATCCCATGAAGGCATCCAACGTCATGGCCATGAATAAAACCATGTGAAACTTgtaccataatttttttaatttgagttgAAGTGCTCACACTCACGGGTACCACACCTCAACACATATCTCtctctaattatatatatagaagcaTTAACATTCTTTGCAGTTTGCACACTCATGGACAAAGAATTCTCCACTATACCGGTTGCCGGCCGGAGCTCCGACGATGTGAGCTTTGCTGATACAGTTTTTGGGTTTTGGGATTCATCCAATTCAAGCAATGATCGCGACGACGACGACGATGACGACGACGATGATGAAACCATTTGTACTGCGGAAAATGGTAAAGCATTTTGGGAGGAACAATATCAACTTCTTAAGGTATACAACTTACTACACAAATTCTAGAACAATATTTACATCTAATATCTATAATTCACCACAAATCTTGTCATGAAGGGGAACAAAAAGTTTTACTTGGTTTGGGAACCAAATCACTGTCTTGTTTCATGCATAGAAAGTTgaatccttaactttttaattgaatgaattgaaatagataatttcaatttttctttttttccatttgCAAAGGCAATTTTGTGCAGGACCAGTTCATATGAGACAAAAGTTCGGCAAGCAACGAAGGGGGTTCTAAGAGAACTGAACATATCGGAGATGCTTTGTATTTGCCGGAGGGCAGAGGTGGCTAAGAGTTGCAGGAATTGCTTGCTGAGGGAAGTATGTGATCGATTATTGAACCTTGGCTACAATTGTGCCATTTGCAAATCTAAATGGAGGAGTTCACCCGAAATCCCATCAggtattattttgaaattaccCATCATTCAAATTGTTAACGAAAttaaagcaaaataaataaatcaaattgcaAGTAGCATGTCTTGGTTTATGTATATCCGATAAGGATTTAAATTACAATTGTGGCTACCCCACTACTATCAATATGTTTCGTAACTTATTTCAGttagtagtaaaaaaaattgtttaaatgtttggtaaatattttttttatagtttttgttattttttaaaatgttagattctaatttttaattttttatatttttatctttaatatatctatctaattttttagttatcttttttaaataaattaaaattttattattatttattttattttatattttttagttatttcaatatagttaatttaatcaaacatttataatttaattaattaactattaaaataattgaaagtaTTCGATAAAATTAATGGTTGATTTATTTAGAaagaataactaaaaaattgaataaatatattgaagataaaaaaaaaatataaaaagatacaAACTTAAATAgtcagtattttaaaaaaaattaatttttaagtaacattttaaacaatgataaaaattattaaaaaatttatttatcagactgagaaataattttttcaattaataaaaaattaaaaactaactgAGAAGATTTATCAAAACTTAACCTACATCATgcttatgattttgattatcATAGATGCTTGTGAATCTcttagaattataaaataaatatgtaatcgCAGTGTAGTGCAGCTATGATGATGTCATGACTAAGTATggttacataattttttttcccataaaaaaaagaatgtcaTGACTAGATATACACTCTGCGGTTTAAAAAGCTTGACATCAAAATTAATCCTATCGGAAATGGTAATAACAAGTTCACAATCCGTATTCTGGTACTCGTGGGTTCTGCTAAAAAGTATTCAATGTATCAcattaagtattttttacttaaaaaagcacaataaatatttggttttattaatattttagtccttgtttcaatttctataaaattttacttttcttttgttctctaaaaattacaaaaattgcatacttttattttttggtgaagggaaaaaattatattatttttaaaatataagaattaaaaattacactattatttaataactttttattagattttttaaatataataattggtataaattttatttttgaagaaaaataattggtATAACTTAAATGTGATATAAATTAATCTCTCCTTATGTGAGTAT harbors:
- the LOC100815222 gene encoding uncharacterized protein; the encoded protein is MDKEFSTIPVAGRSSDDVSFADTVFGFWDSSNSSNDRDDDDDDDDDDETICTAENGKAFWEEQYQLLKAILCRTSSYETKVRQATKGVLRELNISEMLCICRRAEVAKSCRNCLLREVCDRLLNLGYNCAICKSKWRSSPEIPSGEHTYLEVRNNVSNTKRGAVKVVIELYFRAEFEMARANEEYNKLIKRLPEVFVGKSDRLRALVKIMCSASKKCMKEKKMHIGPWRKHKYMQAKWFSTCEMSTTESLPTIMNSAQQPKSKASMLTFDLLDNIIHGLHCTTVEVV